The DNA sequence atcttattgcagtgtaaatatgcattttactcagaaaataaaaagaattttgttaaGATATGACGCACAAAGTAGCGATTATTTTTTGTCAGAGTAATTTTGATTAtccaatgaaataaaaataaagtagttaaattataaatgaatattgttttattaaacacgtatattctatatgtagtgtattaaataattgagttcaaaattcatattttaactgaataaattaaacattttttagaaaaatctataatgtatatatgcacatacaataataaatatttttataataaataaatattaaaatattaaataatatttaataaattaactatattataattaatataatttttaagaataatatgatgaaataaaataataaaatatctgtttttcttctctttctttttctttctttgataGAAGAAGCAAACACTAATATATACACGTGcgtgtaaattaaatagttatgacaggagagagaatatttatttaatatatatatatatatatatatatatatatatatatagtatgacaaatttttataagagcaAAAcagattatattgtattaaatcaaCCAGTTTATGCCCATGTTACacatttatactatatatatttttatcatcagtATATGCAACGTGGAAAAAGCGTTGTATGAAAAATGGCACCGTGATCTTTCTAAGGCTTTTCTTcggtataaatatataaatataattaaaggatACGATTGATTATCAATGAGCGAATTTATGAAATTAGTTGTTTATAGGAATACGAAAAGGAACACATGTGTGTctacctaatatatatatatatatatataatgtgtccATATGTTAAAAccgaaaaatttgaaaattatattaattatatttattatattagttatattatttaataattattttaatattatttaatatttattaatattatttattctcttataattacgtaaaaACTTCTTCTAGATTTactcctttttattttattatatattttaaatttagcaTATCATTAGTCGGTAAAATAgagatgtataaattaaaattatcgtcagatgattattatattgatgtattttaaatttttatatattatttattttttagaaagaaatatttttgttcacaaatttatatttatatcatgaaaaatatctaaagtttttattacaaaaataaagttaatataacaCATGTTAGAACACGAATTATAACcacgtgtaatatatatataagcgtgTAACACATGTGATAACGATTcgttgtatgtgtatgtatatatatatatgtacacatacgGCCTGACCGTTAAAtctgtgtatgtacgtatatatatttacagtgACCGACAGTGATTGTAATACACCTGGATATTTCTGGTAATTTAGATTCTTTTGCGTTTTACCATATTGTTTGATAAGACGTTTCATACTTGAATTGACAATTAATCCAaggttaatattaatacaacatatatcgatattttcttcACGCGTTACtcgtttcttttcttattttttttcctctctcctctAATTTAAAGGacatttagaattatttcgagtgtattaaaaagaataaatctgCATAATCACGTTATGAATCAGAAGTTTACATGACACATCGAGTTATTGCATCATtgagagatttttaaaattttgtttaaaaacatttaactatatcatttattactaCATGTTTTCTTTCTAGAGAAAGGTTTATTTGATTGGTAATAAAAGACGAAAATTATAATGGAATTAAAGCGACCAGACAGATCATCTAAATGCACTTGGAAAGCAAATGAGGAAAATTCACCTCATACGAAACGAATAGAGTAAGTCAAACTggaaactttttaatacaatttatatatttttccaattttgccatatgttacatattgcaattatatatactaattttaatacttctataatatattctgctattaaattttaatatcaaaatttatctaGAAATTGCAATgtgtatgaaattataattaaaatatggaaAGTCAAATAAAAGTGAGAagcgtttttatatttaaaacatatgtattGCCAcaagtcaaaatatatatatataccgtgCAAATATAAGCATGATTATAATAGATGAAAAGTTGTCATACAagttagttatatttattagtttagctttattagaataaaaaatattaattattaaaatatacaaaaaaatatgccaataaatgtattatatttggtTTTCTACAGGATACCAAATCGCAACAAAATATTACCTGACATTTTAAGTGCAATTGGTGACACTCCCCTTGTTCGGCTCAATAATATACCTAAAAAACATGGGATTAAATGTGAAATgtgttagtaaaaaatttctatatcttaaatgaaagaaaacttGGCaactttaatgaaaatttttatcattaaccTATCTTTTTATACAGACGCGAAATGTGAATTCTTTAATCCTGGAGGATCTTTAAAAGATAGAATAGCACATAGGATGATACAGGATGCGGAAGAAAAGGGACTGATAAAACCAGGATATACGATCATTGAACCAACAAGTGGTAATACTGGAATTGGTTTAGCATTGGCTGCAGCAGTCAAGGGCTATAAATGCATTATTGTGATGCCAGAGAAAATGTCTAACGAAAAGGTCTATGTACTTCGCGCTCTTGGTGCAGAAATAGTAAGAACACCAACTGAAGCTGCTTGGTATAGTCCAGAAGCACATATCAGCGTTGCTCAAGAATTGCAGAGAAAGACACCCAATAGTATTGTTTTAGATCAGGTAATATCCTTCTTATTTCAATGTCTTCTGTTAGAAGAAATTTCAAGTAAAACTCTGATAAATCTATCAATAATACAAATACACAGTATACTCACTCTGGCAATCCATTGGCACATTATGATCGAACTGCGACTGAACTTTGGAACCAATGTGACGGAAAAATAGATTATGTAATTGTTGGCGCTGGTACTGGAGGAGCTATCACTGGAATCGGGCGTAAATTGAAGGAACTGTCgcctaatataaaaattgttggtGTAGATCCAGTAGGAAGCATTTTGGCACAGCCATCTGAGTTGAATAAAGAAGGCATTGGTTTCTATGAAGTAGAAGGAATTGGGTACATATCACGTAtatcgcaaaataatatagtctTTGAGAGATAAAgtgttatcatttttttatagaataaaaataactaaactTGACTACaaaatttccttaaaaaaacTTCTAGATATGACTTTATACCGACAGTCATAGA is a window from the Anoplolepis gracilipes chromosome 17, ASM4749672v1, whole genome shotgun sequence genome containing:
- the Cbs gene encoding cystathionine beta-synthase isoform X1, with product MELKRPDRSSKCTWKANEENSPHTKRIEIPNRNKILPDILSAIGDTPLVRLNNIPKKHGIKCEMYAKCEFFNPGGSLKDRIAHRMIQDAEEKGLIKPGYTIIEPTSGNTGIGLALAAAVKGYKCIIVMPEKMSNEKVYVLRALGAEIVRTPTEAAWYSPEAHISVAQELQRKTPNSIVLDQYTHSGNPLAHYDRTATELWNQCDGKIDYVIVGAGTGGAITGIGRKLKELSPNIKIVGVDPVGSILAQPSELNKEGIGFYEVEGIGYDFIPTVIDRNVVDMWIKTEDCESLNAARELIRHEGLLCGGSSGAAFLAAIKIAKNLPADKRLIIVLPDGIRNYMTKFVSDQWMEARDFLTHETSIETNKWWWNIPLLNLTLNKPTILLKEMSCQDAVDFFKTTNNIQQLLVTDDEKIHVKGIITSDALLSNLISGAMKQTDSAEKVMIKQFTKVKISITLGKLSRILEKESYAVVLNDDNALVGIVNQNDIYNFISKGDNTVQSNGIM
- the Cbs gene encoding cystathionine beta-synthase isoform X2; the protein is MIIIDEKLSYKIPNRNKILPDILSAIGDTPLVRLNNIPKKHGIKCEMYAKCEFFNPGGSLKDRIAHRMIQDAEEKGLIKPGYTIIEPTSGNTGIGLALAAAVKGYKCIIVMPEKMSNEKVYVLRALGAEIVRTPTEAAWYSPEAHISVAQELQRKTPNSIVLDQYTHSGNPLAHYDRTATELWNQCDGKIDYVIVGAGTGGAITGIGRKLKELSPNIKIVGVDPVGSILAQPSELNKEGIGFYEVEGIGYDFIPTVIDRNVVDMWIKTEDCESLNAARELIRHEGLLCGGSSGAAFLAAIKIAKNLPADKRLIIVLPDGIRNYMTKFVSDQWMEARDFLTHETSIETNKWWWNIPLLNLTLNKPTILLKEMSCQDAVDFFKTTNNIQQLLVTDDEKIHVKGIITSDALLSNLISGAMKQTDSAEKVMIKQFTKVKISITLGKLSRILEKESYAVVLNDDNALVGIVNQNDIYNFISKGDNTVQSNGIM